Proteins encoded in a region of the Deltaproteobacteria bacterium genome:
- a CDS encoding tripartite tricarboxylate transporter permease, translating into PVLFPLILLFCLIGAFSLNNNPAEIGMMLFFGVLGYLMKKFKYDGASLVLAMVLGPMMDQSLRQSLLMSGGSGMIFITRPICLIIFSIVAVIFFLPVLPHINRMRKTVDEAEEV; encoded by the coding sequence CCGGTACTGTTTCCCCTTATCCTCTTGTTCTGTTTAATCGGAGCCTTCAGCCTGAACAATAACCCTGCAGAAATCGGGATGATGCTCTTTTTCGGGGTATTAGGGTACTTGATGAAAAAATTCAAGTATGACGGCGCCTCCCTGGTCCTGGCCATGGTCCTTGGACCGATGATGGATCAATCCCTCAGGCAGTCGCTCCTCATGTCGGGTGGCAGCGGAATGATCTTTATTACCCGCCCCATCTGCCTGATCATCTTTTCCATCGTGGCCGTTATCTTTTTTCTGCCGGTTCTTCCGCACATCAACCGAATGCGTAAGACCGTCGACGAGGCGGAGGAAGTTTAA